A part of Legionella sainthelensi genomic DNA contains:
- a CDS encoding adenylate/guanylate cyclase domain-containing protein — MLTEVEHRSNELVKLEIKAMNMVEGKYQDKDGNYTIVGKPNPKLAQNLVFSDEYAQAKLGIMRPLQAFFAHVEHRTLLTNEKIDKKMSRIIILTLIFTFLSTILMVFFIIHALKSISRVNDENDLLLLNILPEPIASRLKMGEVDIADEFSQASVMFADIINFTQLTEQLGAKKTVNILNRLFAEFDNLTEKYHVEKVKTIGDNYMAVSGVPEQTTRHAINIANYALAILERMLTFNQENKMQLEFRIGITYGTVIAGVIGHKKFVYDIWGNVVNLASRLEETSLPNKIHISEKMAFMLEDEFIMEPRGTIEMKGIGTLKTFFLLGKKER, encoded by the coding sequence ATGCTCACTGAAGTTGAGCATCGGAGTAATGAGCTGGTAAAGTTAGAGATTAAAGCAATGAATATGGTAGAGGGAAAATATCAAGATAAGGATGGCAATTATACCATAGTTGGCAAACCCAATCCCAAACTCGCCCAAAACCTGGTCTTTAGCGATGAATATGCACAAGCCAAATTAGGTATCATGAGGCCGCTCCAGGCTTTTTTTGCTCATGTTGAGCATCGGACCTTACTAACCAATGAAAAAATTGATAAAAAAATGTCAAGAATTATTATTCTAACACTTATCTTTACATTTTTATCAACAATCCTCATGGTCTTCTTTATCATTCATGCACTCAAATCTATTTCCAGAGTTAATGATGAAAATGATTTATTACTCTTAAATATTTTGCCAGAACCCATTGCGTCACGCTTGAAAATGGGAGAGGTAGATATTGCGGATGAGTTTTCTCAAGCCAGTGTCATGTTTGCAGACATTATCAATTTTACTCAGCTAACAGAACAATTAGGGGCAAAAAAAACTGTAAATATCTTAAATCGCCTATTTGCAGAATTTGATAACCTCACTGAAAAATATCATGTTGAAAAGGTAAAAACTATAGGTGATAACTATATGGCTGTATCAGGCGTTCCAGAACAAACGACCAGGCATGCAATCAATATAGCAAACTATGCCCTAGCGATTCTGGAAAGAATGCTGACCTTTAATCAAGAAAATAAGATGCAACTCGAATTTCGCATTGGCATTACTTATGGTACTGTGATTGCAGGTGTTATTGGCCATAAAAAATTTGTTTATGACATATGGGGTAATGTAGTCAATTTAGCAAGCCGATTGGAAGAAACGTCCCTTCCTAATAAAATTCATATTTCTGAAAAAATGGCGTTTATGCTTGAAGATGAGTTCATTATGGAACCCAGAGGAACTATAGAGATGAAAGGGATTGGCACTCTTAAAACTTTTTTTCTACTCGGAAAAAAAGAAAGATAG